From Pan troglodytes isolate AG18354 chromosome 11, NHGRI_mPanTro3-v2.0_pri, whole genome shotgun sequence, the proteins below share one genomic window:
- the C8G gene encoding complement component C8 gamma chain, giving the protein MLPPGTVTLLTLLLAAGSLGQRPQRPRRPASPISTIQPKANFDAQQFAGTWLLVAVGSACRFLQEQGHRAEATTLHVAPQGTAMAVSTFRKLDGICWQVRQLYGDTGVLGRFLLQARGARGAVHVVVAETDYQSFAVLYLERAGQLSVKLYARSLPVSDSVLSGFEQRVQEAHLTEDQIFYFPKYGFCEAADQFHVLDEVRR; this is encoded by the exons ATGCTGCCCCCTGGGACTGTGACCCTCTTGACTCTGCTCCTGGCAGCTGGCTCGCTGGGCCAGAGGCCTCAGAGGCCACGCCGGCCCGCATCCCCCATCAGCACCATCCAGCCCAAGGCCAATTTTGATGCTCAGCAG TTTGCAGGGACCTGGCTCCTTGTGGCTGTGGGCTCCGCTTGCCGTTTCCTGCAGGAGCAGGGCCACCGGGCCGAGGCCACCACACTGCATGTGGCTCCCCAGGGCACAGCCATGGCTGTCAGTACCTTCCGAAAGCT GGATGGGATCTGCTGGCAGGTGCGCCAGCTCTATGGAGACACAGGGGTCCTCGGCCGCTTCCTGCTTCAAg CCCGAGGCGCCCGAGGGGCTGTGCACGTGGTTGTCGCTGAGACCGACTACCAGAGTTTCGCTGTCCTGTACCTGGAGCGGGCGGGGCAGCTGTCAGTGAAGCTCTACG CCCGCTCGCTCCCTGTGAGCGACTCGGTCCTGAGTGGGTTTGAGCAGCGGGTCCAGGAGGCCCACCTGACTGAGGACCAGATCTTCTACTTCCCCAAGTACG GCTTCTGCGAGGCTGCAGACCAGTTCCACGTCCTGGACG AAGTGAGGAGGTGA
- the FBXW5 gene encoding F-box/WD repeat-containing protein 5 isoform X1 → MDEGGTPLLPDSLVYQIFLSLGPADVLAAGLVCRQWQAVSRDEFLWREQFYRYYQVARDVPRHPAAMSWYEEFQRLYDTVPCVEVQTLREHTDQVLHLSFSHSGYQFASCSKDCTVKIWSNDLTISLLHSADMRPYNWSYTQFSQFNKDDSLLLASGVFLGPHNSSSGEIAVISLDSFALLSRVRNKPYDVFGCWLTETSLISGNLHRIGDITSCSVLWLNNAFQDVESENVNVVKRLFKIQNLNASTVRTVMVADCSRFDSPDLLLEAGDPATSPCRIFDLGSDNEEVVAGPAPAHAKEGLRHFLDRVLEGRAQPQLSERVLETKVAELLAQGHTKPPERSATGARSKYLIFTTGCLTYSPHQIGIKQILPHQMTTAGPVLGEGRGSDAFFDALDHVIDIHGHIIGMGLSPDNRYLYVNSRAWPNGAVVADPMQPPPIAEEIDLLVFDLKTMREVRRALRAHRAYTPNDECFFIFLDVSRDFVASGAEDRHGYIWDRHYNICLARLRHEDVVNSVVFSPQEQELLLTASDDATIKAWRSPRTVRVLQAPRPRPRAFFSWLASQRR, encoded by the exons ATGGACGAGGGCGGCACGCCCCTGCTCCCCGACAGCCTGGTCTACCAGATCTTCCTGAGCCTGGGCCCGGCCGACGTGCTGGCCGCCGGGCTGGTGTGCCGCCAATGGCAGGCCGTGTCGCGGGACGAGTTCCTGTGGAGGGAGCAGTTCTACCGCTACTACCAGGTGGCCCGCGACGTGCCCCGACACCCAG CGGCCATGTCCTGGTACGAGGAGTTCCAGCGGCTGTATGACACGGTGCCCTGCGTGGAGGTGCAGACGCTGCGGGAACACACAGACCAGGTCCTGCACCTCAGCTTCTCCCATTCCGGGTACCAGTTCGCGTCCTGCTCCAAGGACTGCACTGTGAAG ATCTGGAGCAACGACCTGACCATCTCGCTGCTGCACAGCGCGGACATGCGGCCCTACAACTGGAGCTACACCCAGTTCTCCCAGTTCAACAAGGACGACTCGCTACTGCTGGCCTCGGGGGTGTTCCTGGGGCCGCACAACTCCTCGTCCGGCGAGATCGCTGTCATCAGCCTAG ACTCCTTCGCGCTGCTGTCCCGCGTGCGGAACAAGCCCTACGACGTGTTCGGCTGTTGGCTCACCGAGACCAGCCTCATCTCGGGGAACCTGCACCGCATCGGAGATATCACCTCCTGCTCGGTGCTGTGGCTCAACAATGCCTTCCAG GACGTGGAGTCAGAGAACGTCAACGTGGTGAAGCGGCTGTTCAAGATCCAGAACCTCAATGCCAGCACCGTCCGCACGGTGATGGTGGCCGACTGCAGCCGCTTCGACAGCCCTGACCTGCTGCTGGAAGCCGGCGACCCGGCCACGTCCCCCTGCCGCATCTTTGACCTAGGCAGCGACAACGAGGAGGTGGTGGCTGGCCCGGCCCCCGCCCACGCCAAGGAGGGCTTGCGGCACTTTCTGGACCGCGTGCTGGAGGGGCGGGCGCAGCCACAGCTGTCGGAGCGCGTGCTAGAGACCAAGGTGGCCGAGCTGCTGGCCCAGGGGCACACCAAGCCACCCGAGCGCAGTGCCACAGGCGCCAGGAGCAAGTACCTCATCTTCACCACTGGCTGCCTCACCTACTCCCCACACCAGATCG GCATCAAGCAGATCCTGCCACACCAGATGACCACGGCAGGGCCCGTGCTGGGTGAGGGCCGGGGCTCCGACGCCTTCTTCGACGCGCTGGACCACGTCATAGACATACACGGACACATCATCGGCATGGGCCTGTCGCCCGACAACAG GTACCTGTACGTGAACAGCCGCGCCTGGCCCAACGGTGCGGTGGTGGCCGACCCCATGCAGCCACCACCGATCGCGGAGGAGATTGACCTGCTGGTGTTCGACCTCAAGACCATGCGGGAGGTGAGGCGGGCTCTGCGTGCGCACCGCGCCTACACGCCCAACGACGAGTGCTTCTTCATCTTCCTGGACGTCAGCAGGGACTTCGTGGCCAG CGGGGCAGAGGACCGGCACGGCTACATCTGGGACCGCCACTACAACATCTGTCTGGCCAGGCTGCGGCACGAGGATGTGGTCAACTCAGTGGTCTTCAGTCCCCAGGAGCAGGAGCTGCTGCTCACGGCCAGCGACGACGCCACCATCAAAGCCTGGCGCTCCCCACGCACCGTGCGCGTCCTCCAGGCACCTCGCCCACGGCCTCGCGCCTTCTTCTCCTGGCTTGCCAGCCAGAGGCGCTGA
- the FBXW5 gene encoding F-box/WD repeat-containing protein 5 isoform X2: protein MSWYEEFQRLYDTVPCVEVQTLREHTDQVLHLSFSHSGYQFASCSKDCTVKIWSNDLTISLLHSADMRPYNWSYTQFSQFNKDDSLLLASGVFLGPHNSSSGEIAVISLDSFALLSRVRNKPYDVFGCWLTETSLISGNLHRIGDITSCSVLWLNNAFQDVESENVNVVKRLFKIQNLNASTVRTVMVADCSRFDSPDLLLEAGDPATSPCRIFDLGSDNEEVVAGPAPAHAKEGLRHFLDRVLEGRAQPQLSERVLETKVAELLAQGHTKPPERSATGARSKYLIFTTGCLTYSPHQIGIKQILPHQMTTAGPVLGEGRGSDAFFDALDHVIDIHGHIIGMGLSPDNRYLYVNSRAWPNGAVVADPMQPPPIAEEIDLLVFDLKTMREVRRALRAHRAYTPNDECFFIFLDVSRDFVASGAEDRHGYIWDRHYNICLARLRHEDVVNSVVFSPQEQELLLTASDDATIKAWRSPRTVRVLQAPRPRPRAFFSWLASQRR, encoded by the exons ATGTCCTGGTACGAGGAGTTCCAGCGGCTGTATGACACGGTGCCCTGCGTGGAGGTGCAGACGCTGCGGGAACACACAGACCAGGTCCTGCACCTCAGCTTCTCCCATTCCGGGTACCAGTTCGCGTCCTGCTCCAAGGACTGCACTGTGAAG ATCTGGAGCAACGACCTGACCATCTCGCTGCTGCACAGCGCGGACATGCGGCCCTACAACTGGAGCTACACCCAGTTCTCCCAGTTCAACAAGGACGACTCGCTACTGCTGGCCTCGGGGGTGTTCCTGGGGCCGCACAACTCCTCGTCCGGCGAGATCGCTGTCATCAGCCTAG ACTCCTTCGCGCTGCTGTCCCGCGTGCGGAACAAGCCCTACGACGTGTTCGGCTGTTGGCTCACCGAGACCAGCCTCATCTCGGGGAACCTGCACCGCATCGGAGATATCACCTCCTGCTCGGTGCTGTGGCTCAACAATGCCTTCCAG GACGTGGAGTCAGAGAACGTCAACGTGGTGAAGCGGCTGTTCAAGATCCAGAACCTCAATGCCAGCACCGTCCGCACGGTGATGGTGGCCGACTGCAGCCGCTTCGACAGCCCTGACCTGCTGCTGGAAGCCGGCGACCCGGCCACGTCCCCCTGCCGCATCTTTGACCTAGGCAGCGACAACGAGGAGGTGGTGGCTGGCCCGGCCCCCGCCCACGCCAAGGAGGGCTTGCGGCACTTTCTGGACCGCGTGCTGGAGGGGCGGGCGCAGCCACAGCTGTCGGAGCGCGTGCTAGAGACCAAGGTGGCCGAGCTGCTGGCCCAGGGGCACACCAAGCCACCCGAGCGCAGTGCCACAGGCGCCAGGAGCAAGTACCTCATCTTCACCACTGGCTGCCTCACCTACTCCCCACACCAGATCG GCATCAAGCAGATCCTGCCACACCAGATGACCACGGCAGGGCCCGTGCTGGGTGAGGGCCGGGGCTCCGACGCCTTCTTCGACGCGCTGGACCACGTCATAGACATACACGGACACATCATCGGCATGGGCCTGTCGCCCGACAACAG GTACCTGTACGTGAACAGCCGCGCCTGGCCCAACGGTGCGGTGGTGGCCGACCCCATGCAGCCACCACCGATCGCGGAGGAGATTGACCTGCTGGTGTTCGACCTCAAGACCATGCGGGAGGTGAGGCGGGCTCTGCGTGCGCACCGCGCCTACACGCCCAACGACGAGTGCTTCTTCATCTTCCTGGACGTCAGCAGGGACTTCGTGGCCAG CGGGGCAGAGGACCGGCACGGCTACATCTGGGACCGCCACTACAACATCTGTCTGGCCAGGCTGCGGCACGAGGATGTGGTCAACTCAGTGGTCTTCAGTCCCCAGGAGCAGGAGCTGCTGCTCACGGCCAGCGACGACGCCACCATCAAAGCCTGGCGCTCCCCACGCACCGTGCGCGTCCTCCAGGCACCTCGCCCACGGCCTCGCGCCTTCTTCTCCTGGCTTGCCAGCCAGAGGCGCTGA